The Vitis riparia cultivar Riparia Gloire de Montpellier isolate 1030 chromosome 3, EGFV_Vit.rip_1.0, whole genome shotgun sequence genome segment AATCCCCATGAGGGATTCTGTATTCACCTTCTTGCTCCTTATGCTCTTGCAACAAGCCCTGATAAACAGTTGAAAACCCcagatgaaaacaaaatggatgatGAAAACCAATACTGTTCCATGCCATGTCCAAGCATGATTTTTAAAGGGCTCATCAAGAATGTTTTGTGGGGATAGAATCATAGAAATAATAACAGAATcaccaaaataaaatgaaaaaagtacAAGTAAAGAACATAGACTCACGAGAATTGCATGACAACGATGCTGATGAATCCAACCCCAAATGAATATAGCTGCACCAAGCCAGGAGGGCCATCCAAGCTTCATGAGAGAACTCATGTATCCCCACCAATCAAATTCAATGGCAGGCATCTGATTCTTGCCTTTAACGATGAATTCCTTCAATTCATTTGCAGCAAATTTAAATACCTCTGGTGCACAAACGCAGCAGAGTGACAGTGGTGCTGCCGTGTAGAAACTAGTCtcagaaaaataatataaatcagTAAGATGACACAGCATTTAAGTACACAAAGAACAGAATgcgaaaaagtaaagaaaaaatgagggGGGGGAATTGACCACCTCCTTACTGGAAGttcaatccaaaaataaaatcaaacaaagaagaattttcaaaaaaaaaaaaacaaaaacaaaaaaacaaaaaacaaaagaagttaCAAAAATACTGTTTCATTTGAACCTCAATTTAGTGAAAGGTCTATGATTTTGCAATAACTTCAAGCAGTCAAGCATCCCAAAAGATATTAGAGAGTGTCTTAAATATAGCTGATAAAAAGAAGGGTGCCTTTTCTTGACAGACATTTGATATTAAAAGGCACCTAGCAAAAAGAACAGGAGCAACCAGGACATACCAGATGTAAACATGGAGCACAGGAAACCAAAAACAACAATGGCAAAAATGAAGTTAAATTGGAACCtctgaagagaaaaaaacattGTAGTTACATCCAGTATCACAGCAGTCCCAAAGTAACACATCTATGATTTGATACAATCAACAAGGCAGATTGGCAACTAGTAACTCACTATATCAGGTAAAGGGATGAAACAGAGGAAGCATCATGATTCAAGAGTACATGTTTAAGCTAACTTTTCCAACCACTCATCACTAATATGGATCCAAATAAATGACAAAATCAATATCATGAGCAGCAGAAAAATAGAGTAGCAGGAAAACTAGACTGTAAAATCTTTGTGACACTTACAACAGGCCAGTCAGATAACCAAAAACATGCATCCGAGCTGAGCTGctataattaaaaacatatattgTCTCATAAAGGCGTCTCACTACTTGGACTTCCATCAACAAAAGCAGGAACACGGATCGCCAAACAAGGTATCTATGCTCAAGTGGAGTTGAACGAGATTTATGCAAGGAAAAGATACGTGAACCTCCAGTCAACTGGCTCGCAACGGTGGAATAAAGCAATGGTTCAGAGACCAATGGTGCCATTCTGTATGCATATAGCAAAGTTGCAAGAACCAACAACGTTGTCCACACCACTGCCACCACATAGAAATGGCAGAAGAATCTTTGTGGAACGGTGAATTTCTACAATTCAAGAGAACACAATATTAGAGAAGTTTGATACAGTCATGGAATAGACATGAACCCCACTAGAAAAGAACCAACTgcaaccaccaccaccaccaccaccaaaaCAGAGGCAAATTGCATATAAAAATTTAGGAGGAGGAGCTTAATATTGTGGAACAAGCACATAAATGTTTGATAATGGACCAAACTGTCACAATCTCTGTTAAGGTGCACTCAATGGACGCTACTTTGCTTAAACCGAGTTTTGCCTCAAAGCATGAAGCTGACTTCCATGCCAATCTACAATTTAATCAAAATGCATATAAACCTATTGCATCAAATCAGAGTTGGTGTGAAATTGTGATATCCCAAGTCAGATAAGGGAAGAAGTTGTTGATACTATATGTATATGTTTCTATTAACCatgtagatgtgttttaaaatcataagagtCCACTAAcactaaagcaaaaaatatcTATACTGGTGAAAGTCGTTCCAAACAGTATCAAATCCCTGATCCCAATGTGGGACTTTGTCTATCTGGTCCCACAAGGAATGAGGATGTGCATGGTGTGATTGTAAGTGTTTTAAAGCCATGAAAGTCCATTAGGGCAAAAGTTGACAATATCTCCTCAAGAGGGAGCGGAATGCATACAAGCTATGTGAACTGTAAGGGAACTCAAAATCCACAAATTTCAAGCTCACTGGCTCTTGTATGTTTATCACATCCAATTTAACTATCATGGCACACAATACGATATGCCCTTTATGGCTTTCAATCAACATTTAACACCATTCCCTAGGGTTTGAGCAATCATTAAATTTGCAACGATTATTAGTAGTAAATCTTCATGGCAAAAGACTACTCTCATATTTCCCCTTCCATGCTAACAACACCATCTGGTGATCATAAAAGAGACTTGGACGAAATCATAAATAGCCTCCGTTTAGGTAATTGCTGAGAggggaaaacaaagaaacaaattcaaaatagcAGCAAAATCTAGGATTCCATATGCTGGTAATGGAGTATAGACACATCAACCATCACAAATTCAACAACGCCCCGTTTGATTGCCTAGAAAAACGTAGAAAAAACGAAAGGAAGATTCGAAACccacacataaaataaaataaaataaaaatatcttcttcATTTGCTATAAACCAAAAtgacaataaaagaaaacacacaatTCAAACTCGTCCCGTTTTATTCCCGTTTCCCATCAGCCAAACAGAAAGTAAAACTCACATATGACGAGGATGGCATGGTTTTCCCTCTCCTAGCAAACCCCAACACAAGCCCATGAAAGGAATGGAGACGAGAAGAGGGAATGGAGGCTATGAGTATGGGCAATGTTCCAGCAATCCAGGCGGCTCTGAGCAAAGCAACAAGGTGTAGCTCCATTGAAGCGAAACAGAGGGAATTGAGAAACCCCAGATTGGAGGACGGAGCAGTGTTGAAGATAAGCCATTAAAAACAAGGGAGAGTTAAGTGTATGCAGGAGGGTGCGTGCGGGTGTCAGGCAGTAGAGATCCCAGACGTGAGTGTGAAGAAGAGTTTTTGAGGAATCAAACGCAAGTTTCTTGTTTAGGAATCTCTTCTGtgctttcaaatatttttttaaaataattttatttatgatgttttataattaacaaaatcattagaaataatttttatttttaataattcttcatatttttacttaaaacaattcttagaaaataactAAAGCAATTAAAATGTATTCTCAAAAAATCCTAGTTAGTGGCTCCCAATGAAAACATAAATCAAGTCAAGGAGAGAAGAAGTTTCTATTTAAGGGTGAATGTAATgacttaaaagaatttttatttgtctCCAGTTGTGATATCGTGATGTTTTTGTGATGAGATATTACACCATCTTCTACCTTCAAATCTAAATTATGGTTTGTCGATGTGTAATAATATCACTCTAAAGTCGATGGATCATTCAAATGACAATAATCTAATATCTTATCCAAATAAAAGGTTTAATCTAATATCATTAGACACCAATTGATTTTCAGATAAAATAGTCAAAAGCTAATTAAATTTTTCTGTATAGAGTCTAGGTTAAATCTGGTATGATCACTCAGGACAAAATATAACTCATAAAACTTGATTATGCTTTGTACATCTTAGTAATGGTTAGTCCACTTCTATTATGTGAATAAAAGTTTGCCTAATTATATGTTTATTTAGTTCAAAATGTTTCCATGGACCCCACATTTTGCACGATGCGTTTCCACTCGATGGTgtgaacttgttttttttttttgtgaaaaatatgatttttaaaaaagacttggatttatcacttatttttattttatttttaaactaaaaaaaaaaaaaaaaactctaagtgtAACTCCAAGTATTTTCTAAATGGGTATAGAATAGGTATGATATTGAAGAGAGGTTAAAGATGGTGGTGAGCTTGTCATGGAGTGACAAGCTGAAGGTGGTGTGGTGTTCGGTTCAGTGGGTTTGGA includes the following:
- the LOC117910871 gene encoding polyprenol reductase 2, translating into MELHLVALLRAAWIAGTLPILIASIPSSRLHSFHGLVLGFARRGKTMPSSSYKFTVPQRFFCHFYVVAVVWTTLLVLATLLYAYRMAPLVSEPLLYSTVASQLTGGSRIFSLHKSRSTPLEHRYLVWRSVFLLLLMEVQVVRRLYETIYVFNYSSSARMHVFGYLTGLFFYTAAPLSLCCVCAPEVFKFAANELKEFIVKGKNQMPAIEFDWWGYMSSLMKLGWPSWLGAAIFIWGWIHQHRCHAILGLLQEHKEQEGEYRIPHGDWFEIVSSPHYLAEIVIYGGLVVASGGSDLTIWLLFGFVASNLIFAAAETQRWYLHKFDNYPSNRFAIIPFVY